AAAAAAATTTTCCCTAAGCTACTTAAGAAAAAATTTTGAAAACGTAAAAGATGTATCTCGACTATTTTTTTAATATCACTATTGTTAGCTGGTCTTGTTTTCATTAGTTAATTACATTTTGTTTTAAAAAATCATGAATCTTGGACGCTCCTGCTGCTCTAGAAAACTCTTGCGCATAAAGCAATTTGCTTTGCTCTTCTATATTCTTGACCATTAACTCATCCATATTGTACAGCTTTTGGATTGCTGTTAACATTGCTATATTATTTTCAGATTCAAAAACTTCGCCCAGTCTATTCGCACTGATTAATTCTGCAGCTTCACCTTCTACTCCGCCTAAAACTGGTTTTCCAACCTCAATATAAGCCTGAAGTTTTGAAGGAATAATGGATTTATAAATTGGATCCGAAATCAAATGTAAAAATAAACAATCGGCTGCATTCAAATACTTTGAAATTTCATTGCTTGACACTCGTCCGTGCAATTCTACATTGTTTATGTTTTGGGTTTTCAGTTTGGTTTTCAAAATTTCAAAATCCGTCCCATCACCGAAAAAATGAAATTTAATTTTCGGGAATTTTTCTTCTACCATTTGGTACGCTTCAGTTAATAATGATAAACCCTGATGCACCCCAATATTCCCAGCATACACAATATTGTAGGAATCTCCAGAAAATTGATAATTTTCATAATCGACCTCCGGATTTTTCTCCACCATTGACCAATTGTATAAAGTTAAGATTTTTGTTTTTGAAATTCCTTTTGATTCAACTATTTTATTAAAGCTATTAGAAACAGTTACAAAACAATCAAAAAAGCGATAATAAAAGTTATTCAGTAAAACATCTAATATTTTGATGATCCACCCAAACTTAACCACGCCAGAAACTCGAATATTCTCGGGAAAAACATCCTGAATATCGAGTAATGTTTTAGACTTTCTTTTGAATAATTTAACCGTCCAAGCTACAAAAACCACAAATGGCGATGACTGCAAAATATAATAAAAGCTTTCTTTTTTACCGAATTTAAAAATGGCATAAGATGCAAAAATCCCAAAACAAAGGTAATTGAGAATCCGTTTAAAAACATTCAAACTATGATCGGCATAGGTAAAAGTCCTAATTACTTTTATCCCATCCAGAGTTTCAACCTGAAACAATGAATTTTTATAACCAGAATATATTTCTCCTTTGGGATAATTCGGTAAACCAGTTATCACAACGGGATCCCAACCTTTCTCTTTCAACGATTTTATAAAATCAATATCTTTAAGATAAGGTTCTGGCGTGAAGTATTGCGCTACATAAAAGAGTCTATTACTCATCATTATATTTCTTCCGACCAAACGGTTCTTTTAATATAATCTGTGTAAGAAATAATAATTCTCACCACTTTTTCGGAAACATTTGGCATTGAATAATCTGCTACAGGACGGAAGTTTGGAGACTGGGAATTAGAAACTAGCGTATTTCTTTCTCCAATGACTTGTGTTTGTAATTGCGCTAAACCTTGCATAATTCGTTCTGGAGAAAGTCCCACCATCATTACTGATGCTTCTTCCATAGCTTCTGGTCTTTCGTGAGCTTGACGAATATTTAAGGCTCTGAAATTTAGAATTGAAGATTCTTCTGAAATGGTTCCTGAGTCCGATAGACAAGCATACGCATGCATTTGAAGCGCATTATAATCATGGAAACCAAGAGGTTTTAGGAACTGAATTTCTGGACGCATTTCAATTTGCATCTTATCAATCATATTTTGTGTACGTGGATGCGTAGAAACGATGATTGGATATTGGTATTTTTCGGCAATTGCATTCAGAGAAGTCATTAATCCACGGAAATTTTTCTCTGAATTGATATTTTCTTCACGGTGAGAAGAAACGACAAAGAATTTTCCTTTTTCTAAATTCAATTTTTCTAAAACATTGGATGCTTTAATTTGCGGTAGATAATGATTCAAAACCTCAAACATCGGCGAACCTGTTTTGATAATTCTGTCCGCAGGAAGTCCTTCTCTCAATAAATATTCGCGCGCAATATCGGAATAAGTAAGATTGATATCCGAAGTATGATCTACAATTTTTCGGTTGGTTTCTTCGGGAACTCTTTGGTCGAAACACCGGTTTCCTGCTTCCATGTGGAAAATCGGAATATGTCTTTTTTTCGCAGGAATTGCACACAAACAAGAATTGGTATCACCTAAAACCAAAAAAGCATCAGGTTGCAATTCTTCCAACAAGGGATCTATTTTAATTAAAATATTCCCTACCGTTTCTGTTGCTGTTTTTCCAGCTGCTTCTAAAAAATAATCTGGTTTACGAAGTCCTAAATCTTCAAAGAAAATTTGATTGAGTTCGTAATCGTAATTTTGTCCTGTGTGGACGATGATATGTTCTACAGCTTCAGAATTGTCTAAAGCCATTAATACTCTTGATAATCTTATGATTTCTGGTCGTGTTCCCACAACCGTCATTACTTTTAATTTTTTCATTTAAAATTTTAAACAAAGATATAGTATATTTACAATCATTAAAAGCAACACAATGAAAAATTCCATTATTTTAATACTATTCTTCACATTTAATTTATGCTTATCCCAAAAAGTTAACATTACGAATTATGGCGCAGTAGGAAATGGTAAAACCGATGATACCCAAGCATTTAAAAAAGCTATTAATGAACTGAAAACAAAATACAGCTTCCAAAAAAAGCCAAGCGTATTGTATATTCCCAGTGGAACCTACCTTTTATCTCAATCATTGATTTTGGATAAATATATTAGTATTGAAGGAGAATTTATCAACACGACTGTTTTACAAACAAAATCTACCAACACACCTGTTATTATTCTTGAAAAAAACATAGACGAATCTATAATATATAATAGCTACAATTACATAAAAAATATAAGCGTACAAGGACCAAATTACCAAAATAGTTTCGTAGAAAATAAAGCAACAACCACCACGAACAATGTGGGAATTTTAATCAATGGGCTTCGTACAAGGATTGAAGATGTACAAATAGAAGGTTTTTCTAACAGCGGGATTGAAGTTAATGGATCTTATTACACTTTTATATCAAGAGTATTCTTAAAAAATAATGCAATTGGCCTGTTAATTACAAATACCTCAACAAGTGTTTACCTCACACAAAGCGAATTAAGATTTAATTCTATTGGTGTTATGATTAATAATAATTCATATTCTAATTTTATTAATAATAATATGATTGAGTCTAATGTTGCAACCTATTACAAAGATGATACATCCACTAACCAATCAAATATCAACAGTAGAGGGCGAGGAATAGTTCTTAAAAATGCGTTGACCAACTTTATCAACAACAATTATCTTGAAAATCACTTCGTGAATTTCACTTTAGACAGCGCCAGTAAAAATATCATCACCAATAATTTTTATGCCATTGGTAATATGACGGTTCTTCCTGATAAGAATCAAATTTTTATGCAAATGATTGGAAATTCAACCGAAAATACACTTTCTAACAATGCTTATCTAACTACCGAACCTCATCTAGAAGCTAATAAAATCATTATCGACAACCGAGATTATTCTTCCAATAAAATTGATGTCGGAAAAGACAATGAGAAAATTAAATCTTTGATGAAAAAAAGCATTTCAAATGAAAAAAACAGACCAATAATTGATTAGTTACCGGTCTATTTTTTAATTTTAAACTTCCAAGAAATACGTATCTGCATCCTCTGGATTAAAAGGTTCATCGATCCAAAAAATCGTGTACAAATCTTCTATTCCTATATTTTTGATGTTGTGGGTGTACCAAATGGGCATATCCACATAAGCAGGTTCTGTACCGTCTAAGTAAAAATCTAAAACTTCATCCGTATCTATTTTCCTTAACTGAATTAAAGCTTTTCCTTTAATCACCGCAAAACGCTCAATTTTTCGGGTATGATAATGATTTCCTCTTGTAATATCCGGAACTGTCGTTGAAAATGAACATTGTCCGCCAATTCCTAATCGAATGACTTCCACAAAAGCGCCTCTAGGATCGGTATGTTGCGTGAATTTTACTGGATAATGCGTCTTATAATCAATATATGAACGGTAGGTATTGAATAAATTGTGTTCGAATTTTGAATTCAAAACTGGAATTTCTCCACCATCAAAATACTTGGTTTTATAATCGTTTAATAAAGCTAAAACTTCAGAAACTTTGTTGGTTGAAGTTGGTTCTATAACCAATTCGGGCTGACTTTTCTCAGAACGAATTTCTTCCATGATTTTAACAACCAATTCCTGAACGTAAATCAGTTTTACATCACCATCATTAGCAATTGTTGGTGTTTCGCCATGCGTTAACTGATGGCAGAAAGTAGCGATAAATGAGTTATAGAAAGGCTTTCCGAAAGCTCCAAAAACATTTGGGATAATTAATCCCGTTGCTTTTCCACCATTTTCGTTGGCCCAGTTGACAATCGCTTCGCGACCTTCACGTTTCGATTTTCCGTAGAGATTATCTCTTTCTTCTTGTGTAGAAGACGATATCAAAACATGAGCTTTCGAATTGGTTCTTTTCAAAGAATCTACCAATTTGTTTGCTAAAGCGACATTGGTTTCATAGATAAATTGTTCTGATTCATGACGATTCATCGCTGCTAAATGCACAATAACGTCACATTTTGAGACAAAATCATCCAATTGGGTTTCATTTTCAAAATATTCTTTCTGGAAATCAACCCTTTCAAATTCTTCTGGAAACAGTCCTAAAGTATTATATAAATGACTTCCTACAAAGCCTTTTTGTCCTGTAATTCCAATCTTTTTTGGTGATTGGTTGTTGGTTGTTGGTAACTGGTTATTCATCATTTGTTACTGGTTATTGGTTATTGGGGATTAGGGACCAGGGATTGGGGACTTGAGATCAGGATCTCTAATTTCCAGTTTCTAACTTCTACTTTCAAATTTCTAATCTCTAGTTTCTAATCTTTAATTTCTAATTTCTAATCTCTAGTCTCTAGTCTCTAGTCTCTAGTCTCTAGTCTCTAGTCTCTAGTCTCTAATAAAATAATCAATTGGAAAACGGTATTCATCCTGAACTTCGCCTAAACCAAAATCTGCTAATACTAATAATTTATTATCCTCCTCCAAAGCCTTAATTGCCGTTATGCAACCTGCTGAAACATGAAGATAAGTTAAGGATTCTGAATCCAAAATATACTGCTGAATGCTTAAATCTTTCGAAGGATTCTCGAAATCATCAACAACAATCACCGAAATTTCAAATCGGCCTTTCATTGCTGCAAACCAACGTTGCTCAATTTTGTGTCCTTGCCATCCACGAATAAAATCCGTTGAATGATTCTCTAAAGTATAAATTCTTTTAATTTGCGAGGCATCAAAATCATTATTGAACGTGATAATTCCTCTTTCATCTTCGTGCCGGTTCCCGACAGTAATTGGTAATTGGTTAATTGTCATTGGTTAATTCAACTTTTCTTTAACAGATTTTATTAAACCCGACAACATTTTAGAGATTTGATCTAATTGGATGAGTAAAATTTCATATTCTGATTTTGTTAAATAGTTTAAATTCAAAGAAATTAATATTTGCGTATCAATCTCTTGAACACTGCCTAAAGAAATATATAAAAATTGTAAAAACTCTTTATCAGATTTTCTTCCAGCACCTTCGGCAATATTGCTTGGTACTGATACAGAAGCTCTTCTAATTTGATTTATCAATCCAAATTGCTCTTCTTTTGGAAAACGCATCGTTAAAGCATAAATTTCAGTTACAAAATCTATACTCAATTTCCAAACATCTAAATCTTTATGAGTTCTCATACCAGTTCCTAATAACTAATTACAAATCACTAATAAGGATATTGCATCACATCTTCTCCAAAAACTTCTTTTCTAATTAATGGTAAAGTTGAAATTAATTTCTTAAGACCTTCTACACCTTGTTGTTCGGTATTGTGAGAATGATAATCTTCGATTTTAGAAACATCTTCTTCACCTTCTGAGAAATATTTGGCATAATTCAGATCACGATTATCGGCAGGAACTCTGTAGAAATCCCCCATATCTTCGGCTTTCATCATTTCTTCACGGGTACACAAAGTTTCATACAATTTTTCTCCATGACGCGTTCCGATCACTTTAATTGGAACTTCTTTGCCCGTAAGTTCAATTAGTGCTTGCGCCAAATCGCCAATGCTTCCTGCAGGTGCTTTGTTCACGAATAAATCTCCTGGATTTCCATTTTCGAATGCAAATAATACTAAATCTACAGCATCTTCCAAAGACATGAAAAAACGCGACATATTTGGATCCGTAATTG
This genomic stretch from Chryseobacterium sp. POL2 harbors:
- a CDS encoding glycosyltransferase family 4 protein, which gives rise to MMSNRLFYVAQYFTPEPYLKDIDFIKSLKEKGWDPVVITGLPNYPKGEIYSGYKNSLFQVETLDGIKVIRTFTYADHSLNVFKRILNYLCFGIFASYAIFKFGKKESFYYILQSSPFVVFVAWTVKLFKRKSKTLLDIQDVFPENIRVSGVVKFGWIIKILDVLLNNFYYRFFDCFVTVSNSFNKIVESKGISKTKILTLYNWSMVEKNPEVDYENYQFSGDSYNIVYAGNIGVHQGLSLLTEAYQMVEEKFPKIKFHFFGDGTDFEILKTKLKTQNINNVELHGRVSSNEISKYLNAADCLFLHLISDPIYKSIIPSKLQAYIEVGKPVLGGVEGEAAELISANRLGEVFESENNIAMLTAIQKLYNMDELMVKNIEEQSKLLYAQEFSRAAGASKIHDFLKQNVIN
- the wecB gene encoding non-hydrolyzing UDP-N-acetylglucosamine 2-epimerase, which codes for MKKLKVMTVVGTRPEIIRLSRVLMALDNSEAVEHIIVHTGQNYDYELNQIFFEDLGLRKPDYFLEAAGKTATETVGNILIKIDPLLEELQPDAFLVLGDTNSCLCAIPAKKRHIPIFHMEAGNRCFDQRVPEETNRKIVDHTSDINLTYSDIAREYLLREGLPADRIIKTGSPMFEVLNHYLPQIKASNVLEKLNLEKGKFFVVSSHREENINSEKNFRGLMTSLNAIAEKYQYPIIVSTHPRTQNMIDKMQIEMRPEIQFLKPLGFHDYNALQMHAYACLSDSGTISEESSILNFRALNIRQAHERPEAMEEASVMMVGLSPERIMQGLAQLQTQVIGERNTLVSNSQSPNFRPVADYSMPNVSEKVVRIIISYTDYIKRTVWSEEI
- a CDS encoding glycosyl hydrolase family 28-related protein; the protein is MKNSIILILFFTFNLCLSQKVNITNYGAVGNGKTDDTQAFKKAINELKTKYSFQKKPSVLYIPSGTYLLSQSLILDKYISIEGEFINTTVLQTKSTNTPVIILEKNIDESIIYNSYNYIKNISVQGPNYQNSFVENKATTTTNNVGILINGLRTRIEDVQIEGFSNSGIEVNGSYYTFISRVFLKNNAIGLLITNTSTSVYLTQSELRFNSIGVMINNNSYSNFINNNMIESNVATYYKDDTSTNQSNINSRGRGIVLKNALTNFINNNYLENHFVNFTLDSASKNIITNNFYAIGNMTVLPDKNQIFMQMIGNSTENTLSNNAYLTTEPHLEANKIIIDNRDYSSNKIDVGKDNEKIKSLMKKSISNEKNRPIID
- a CDS encoding NAD-dependent epimerase/dehydratase family protein, giving the protein MMNNQLPTTNNQSPKKIGITGQKGFVGSHLYNTLGLFPEEFERVDFQKEYFENETQLDDFVSKCDVIVHLAAMNRHESEQFIYETNVALANKLVDSLKRTNSKAHVLISSSTQEERDNLYGKSKREGREAIVNWANENGGKATGLIIPNVFGAFGKPFYNSFIATFCHQLTHGETPTIANDGDVKLIYVQELVVKIMEEIRSEKSQPELVIEPTSTNKVSEVLALLNDYKTKYFDGGEIPVLNSKFEHNLFNTYRSYIDYKTHYPVKFTQHTDPRGAFVEVIRLGIGGQCSFSTTVPDITRGNHYHTRKIERFAVIKGKALIQLRKIDTDEVLDFYLDGTEPAYVDMPIWYTHNIKNIGIEDLYTIFWIDEPFNPEDADTYFLEV
- a CDS encoding WxcM-like domain-containing protein, which produces MTINQLPITVGNRHEDERGIITFNNDFDASQIKRIYTLENHSTDFIRGWQGHKIEQRWFAAMKGRFEISVIVVDDFENPSKDLSIQQYILDSESLTYLHVSAGCITAIKALEEDNKLLVLADFGLGEVQDEYRFPIDYFIRD
- a CDS encoding four helix bundle protein: MRTHKDLDVWKLSIDFVTEIYALTMRFPKEEQFGLINQIRRASVSVPSNIAEGAGRKSDKEFLQFLYISLGSVQEIDTQILISLNLNYLTKSEYEILLIQLDQISKMLSGLIKSVKEKLN